One window of the Ruficoccus amylovorans genome contains the following:
- a CDS encoding ATP-binding protein, producing MKSLQAYPIVGLLGARQVGKTTLAKSIAKDFGKESVYLDLENPEDFVKLNEPGLYFKDNADKLIILDEIQLKPELFPLLRSVVDDGESNGRFLILGSASPELLNKSSQSLAGRIRYHELNPFSAFEVGLENTERLWIRGGFPDAYLASDQDGAFDWIAAFVKTFLERDLGMLGFRLSPNNMRKVWTMLAHYHGSTVNYSSLSKALEVSNPTVRYWIDVLEDTYMLRSVRPWSGNTAKRLVKSPKIYLRDSGIVHNLLGIEEKEKLLSHPVLGESWEGFVIEQIAAAAPERSDFSFYRSSNGHEIDLIVETPKKGAIAFEIKRSLNPSLSSANYAALEDIAPHEAYVVYSGNDTFRLNEDITVIPLAGVAGVFA from the coding sequence ATGAAAAGCCTGCAAGCATACCCTATCGTCGGGTTGCTAGGGGCAAGACAGGTCGGCAAGACGACACTTGCAAAGAGCATTGCAAAGGACTTCGGGAAAGAATCCGTCTACCTTGACTTAGAGAATCCGGAGGACTTCGTGAAGCTGAACGAGCCGGGGCTTTATTTCAAAGACAACGCCGACAAGCTGATCATTCTGGATGAAATCCAGCTCAAGCCCGAGCTGTTCCCCCTGCTACGAAGCGTGGTGGATGACGGAGAAAGCAATGGCAGGTTTCTGATATTGGGAAGCGCCTCACCGGAATTGCTCAATAAATCCTCCCAGTCTTTAGCCGGCCGGATTCGCTACCATGAATTAAATCCGTTCTCCGCGTTTGAAGTGGGTCTCGAAAACACAGAACGCCTCTGGATTCGTGGAGGTTTCCCTGATGCCTATTTGGCATCCGATCAGGACGGCGCGTTCGACTGGATCGCAGCATTCGTCAAAACATTCCTGGAACGTGATCTGGGCATGCTCGGCTTCCGCCTGTCCCCCAATAACATGCGGAAGGTATGGACGATGCTTGCCCATTACCACGGCTCTACAGTCAACTACAGTAGTCTTTCAAAAGCACTTGAGGTCTCCAATCCCACAGTTCGCTACTGGATCGACGTACTGGAAGACACTTATATGCTGCGCTCCGTACGCCCGTGGTCGGGCAACACCGCAAAGCGACTGGTGAAGTCCCCCAAGATTTACCTTCGGGACAGTGGCATCGTTCATAATCTGCTCGGTATCGAGGAGAAGGAAAAGCTGCTCTCTCATCCCGTGCTTGGAGAGTCTTGGGAAGGATTCGTAATCGAACAGATTGCTGCCGCTGCTCCAGAACGCTCGGACTTCTCCTTTTACCGTAGTTCGAATGGCCACGAAATCGACCTGATCGTCGAGACGCCAAAGAAAGGGGCCATCGCTTTTGAAATCAAACGCTCCTTGAATCCATCACTCAGCAGCGCAAACTATGCTGCGCTCGAAGACATCGCCCCCCATGAAGCCTATGTCGTTTACTCCGGCAACGACACATTCCGCTTAAACGAGGACATCACGGTAATTCCTCTGGCCGGAGTCGCCGGAGTCTTTGCATGA